In Mastomys coucha isolate ucsf_1 unplaced genomic scaffold, UCSF_Mcou_1 pScaffold20, whole genome shotgun sequence, one DNA window encodes the following:
- the LOC116099610 gene encoding tubulin alpha-3 chain: MRECISIHVGQAGVQIGNACWELYCLEHGIQPDGQMPSDKTIGGGDDSFNTFFSETGAGKHVPRAVFVDLEPTVVDEVRTGTYRQLFHPEQLITGKEDAANNYARGHYTIGKEIVDLVLDRIRKLADLCTGLQGFLIFHSFGGGTGSGFASLLMERLSVDYGKKSKLEFAIYPAPQVSTAVVEPYNSILTTHTTLEHSDCAFMVDNEAIYDICRRNLDIERPTYTNLNRLIGQIVSSITASLRFDGALNVDLTEFQTNLVPYPRIHFPLATYAPVISAEKAYHEQLSVAEITNACFEPANQMVKCDPRHGKYMACCMLYRGDVVPKDVNAAIATIKTKRTIQFVDWCPTGFKVGINYQPPTVVPGGDLAKVQRAVCMLSNTTAIAEAWARLDHKFDLMYAKRAFVHWYVGEGMEEGEFSEAREDLAALEKDYEEVGVDSVEAEAEEGEEY; encoded by the exons ATG CGCGAGTGTATCTCTATCCATGTGGGGCAGGCAGGTGTCCAGATTGGCAATGCCTGCTGGGAACTGTACTGCCTTGAACATGGTATTCAGCCTGATGGTCAGATGCCAAGTGACAAAACCATTGGTGGTGGGGATGACTCATTCAACACATTCTTCAGTGAGACTGGAGCTGGCAAGCATGTGCCCAGAGCAGTGTTTGTGGACCTGGAGCCCACTGTGGTTG ATGAAGTGCGCACGGGAACCTACCGGCAACTTTTCCACCCGGAACAGCTGATCACTGGGAAGGAAGATGCGGCCAATAATTATGCCAGAGGTCACTACACCATTGGCAAAGAGATTGTCGACCTGGTCCTGGACCGAATCCGAAAACTG GCGGATTTATGCACGGGTCTGCAGGGCTTCCTCATCTTCCACAGCTTTGGAGGTGGCACAGGGTCTGGGTTCGCATCCCTGCTTATGGAGCGGCTTTCAGTGGACTACGGCAAGAAGTCCAAGCTGGAATTTGCCATCTACCCAGCTCCCCAGGTTTCTACAGCTGTCGTGGAGCCGTACAACTCCATCCTGACCACGCACACAACGCTGGAGCACTCTGACTGCGCTTTCATGGTGGATAACGAAGCCATCTATGATATCTGCCGGCGCAACCTGGATATTGAACGTCCCACATACACCAACCTCAATCGTCTGATTGGGCAGATCGTGTCGTCCATCACAGCCTCCCTGAGGTTCGATGGCGCCCTGAATGTGGACTTAACAGAATTCCAGACCAACCTGGTGCCCTACCCTCGCATCCACTTCCCACTGGCCACCTACGCCCCAGTCATCTCGGCTGAGAAGGCATACCATGAGCAGCTGTCAGTAGCAGAGATCACCAACGCTTGCTTTGAGCCAGCCAATCAGATGGTCAAGTGTGACCCTCGCCATGGCAAATACATGGCCTGCTGCATGCTGTACAGGGGGGATGTGGTTCCCAAAGATGTCAACGCGGCTATTGCCACCATCAAGACCAAGCGCACCATCCAGTTTGTGGATTGGTGCCCTACTGGATTTAAG GTGGGTATTAACTACCAGCCTCCCACCGTGGTCCCTGGGGGAGACCTGGCCAAGGTGCAGCGAGCCGTGTGCATGCTGAGCAACACCACTGCCATCGCAGAGGCCTGGGCACGCCTGGACCACAAATTTGACCTCATGTACGCCAAGCGGGCCTTTGTGCATTGGTACGTGGGAGAAGGCATGGAGGAAGGGGAGTTCTCAGAGGCCCGGGAGGATCTGGCAGCGCTGGAGAAGGATTATGAAGAGGTGGGCGTGGATTccgtggaagcagaggcagaagaaggggaggaataCTGA